The Sulfurimonas sp. genome has a window encoding:
- a CDS encoding cation:proton antiporter — MEMITTHILLYLLIIIIGSLWGSKKTGIADVLFYLIGGLIAVNFHLLSPHSATIETFAFIGTIFLFFYLGLEENLEGFAQGVKKGWKIALAGVILPFLMIYLIEYFFSGDTIKAIVFAMAFAPTSIGIAFLTLNTLSFSAKAKLQPIIVAAALTDDVLSLILWGVLGGVLVSLQASSSLGISLEAIAVLALSPLSNFLFFSGVMVLIAYLFFLFNPTTSLKKSGTFLNLITKTKNSIYSHLGATQFLGKQETNAAIIIMIFLAFLGSFIAEYFATSVALGAYFMGLIINKDHFENQNDGDKVFHEAIEKFRFLTLYFFAPIFFISIGLQMEIGSFSLLLSVLFNACILAFVLFAAQFVAAALTAYYINKLPWHSASLIGIAMQGRAEVTFLVAMAALSMKLITSADLLLISLTAFILNLSVPFLLKIAGEYHEKKDQSSLL, encoded by the coding sequence ATGGAAATGATTACAACCCATATATTGCTCTATCTGCTTATTATTATTATCGGCTCTCTTTGGGGTTCCAAAAAAACTGGGATTGCCGATGTTCTTTTTTATCTTATCGGAGGGCTTATAGCAGTAAATTTTCATCTCCTTTCGCCTCATTCGGCAACGATTGAGACATTTGCTTTTATAGGAACTATCTTTTTATTTTTTTATCTTGGTCTGGAGGAAAACCTCGAAGGATTTGCACAAGGGGTAAAAAAAGGGTGGAAAATAGCCCTAGCCGGTGTTATTTTACCTTTCTTAATGATCTATTTGATAGAGTATTTTTTCAGCGGCGATACAATAAAGGCTATTGTTTTTGCGATGGCGTTCGCTCCTACTTCCATAGGAATTGCATTTTTGACTCTCAATACGCTCTCCTTTAGTGCCAAAGCAAAACTTCAACCCATCATTGTAGCTGCCGCATTGACGGATGATGTGCTCTCACTCATTTTATGGGGAGTACTTGGAGGCGTTCTTGTCTCTTTGCAAGCATCATCATCACTTGGCATCTCACTTGAAGCTATTGCAGTGTTAGCTCTTTCGCCTCTTTCAAATTTTCTCTTTTTTAGCGGTGTAATGGTACTTATCGCCTATCTATTTTTTCTCTTTAATCCGACTACATCTCTTAAAAAAAGCGGAACATTTTTAAATCTCATTACTAAAACAAAAAACAGTATCTATTCACATCTAGGAGCTACCCAATTTTTAGGTAAACAAGAAACCAATGCCGCTATCATAATCATGATATTTTTGGCTTTTTTAGGTTCATTTATAGCAGAGTATTTTGCTACAAGTGTGGCATTGGGAGCTTATTTTATGGGTTTAATTATCAATAAAGATCATTTTGAAAATCAAAATGACGGGGATAAGGTCTTTCATGAAGCTATTGAAAAGTTTCGTTTTTTAACTCTCTATTTTTTCGCTCCAATCTTTTTTATCAGTATTGGATTGCAGATGGAGATAGGAAGTTTCTCACTCCTGCTAAGTGTACTTTTCAACGCTTGTATCTTAGCATTTGTTTTATTTGCAGCACAATTTGTCGCTGCTGCACTCACGGCATACTATATCAATAAGCTTCCATGGCATTCTGCATCTCTCATCGGGATTGCGATGCAAGGAAGAGCGGAAGTAACATTTTTAGTTGCTATGGCAGCACTCTCGATGAAACTCATCACAAGTGCCGATTTACTCTTAATCTCACTAACTGCTTTTATACTCAACTTGAGTGTCCCTTTCTTGCTCAAAATTGCCGGCGAATACCATGAGAAAAAGGATCAATCTTCACTTCTGTAA
- the guaA gene encoding glutamine-hydrolyzing GMP synthase, whose translation MTNVSIIVLDFGSQYTQLIARRLREDKIYCEILPYHTKVEDIKAKNPMGVILSGGPSSVYNKDAYVVDQGVYQMGIPVLGICYGMQRIAVDFGGSVIRSNHHEYGKAELTINNYENGCSPLLKDCDDGRIVWMSHSDKVDILPEGFSPIATSANSPYAAIADEKRRIYAMQYHPEVQHSEEGYLMLRNFARNICGVTEKWKMEHFLKEQIKIIREKVGTGKVLCGLSGGVDSSVVAAMLYEAIGNQLVPVFVDNGLLRKGEREQVEEVFKINLKVPLVVVDARESFLSKLAGVKDPEKKRKIIGHTFIEEFEKEAKKHDGIKFLAQGTLYPDVIESVSVNGPSEVIKSHHNVGGLPDWMDFELIEPLRELFKDEVRKIGLELGLPESMINRHPFPGPGLAIRIMGDVNEADLTLLREADVILLDELKASGYYAKTWQAFAVLLNVKSVGVMGDNRTYDNTVCVRVVEAVDGMTATFAHLPHDLLERISRRIINEVDGINRVVYDISSKPPATIEWE comes from the coding sequence ATGACAAATGTTAGCATTATAGTTTTAGATTTTGGCTCTCAATACACACAACTTATAGCACGCCGTTTGCGTGAAGATAAAATTTACTGTGAAATTCTTCCTTACCATACTAAAGTTGAAGATATAAAAGCAAAGAATCCGATGGGAGTTATTCTTAGCGGAGGTCCCTCTTCGGTTTACAACAAAGATGCATATGTTGTAGACCAAGGTGTTTATCAAATGGGGATTCCCGTGCTTGGTATCTGTTACGGTATGCAGAGAATTGCAGTGGATTTCGGCGGTAGCGTTATCCGTTCAAATCACCATGAGTACGGCAAAGCTGAACTAACGATAAATAATTACGAGAACGGTTGTTCACCTCTTTTAAAAGATTGCGATGACGGGCGAATTGTTTGGATGAGCCATAGTGATAAAGTAGATATACTTCCTGAGGGTTTTTCTCCGATTGCTACATCTGCAAATTCTCCTTATGCGGCTATTGCCGATGAGAAAAGACGCATATACGCAATGCAGTATCATCCGGAGGTTCAACACTCCGAAGAGGGTTATCTGATGCTTCGCAACTTCGCTAGAAATATCTGCGGAGTTACAGAGAAGTGGAAGATGGAGCACTTCTTAAAAGAGCAGATTAAAATTATTCGCGAAAAGGTAGGAACGGGAAAAGTTCTTTGCGGACTAAGCGGCGGAGTTGACAGCTCAGTCGTTGCGGCTATGCTTTATGAAGCAATCGGCAATCAGCTTGTACCTGTTTTTGTAGATAACGGACTGCTTAGAAAAGGCGAGAGAGAGCAGGTTGAAGAAGTTTTTAAAATCAATCTAAAAGTTCCGTTGGTCGTTGTTGATGCCAGAGAGAGTTTTTTAAGCAAGCTTGCGGGTGTAAAAGATCCTGAGAAAAAACGAAAAATTATCGGACATACATTTATAGAAGAGTTTGAAAAAGAGGCTAAAAAGCATGACGGCATCAAGTTTTTAGCTCAAGGTACGCTTTACCCTGATGTTATAGAGTCTGTTTCTGTTAATGGTCCATCAGAAGTAATCAAGTCACACCACAATGTCGGCGGATTGCCTGATTGGATGGATTTTGAGCTAATCGAGCCGCTTCGTGAGCTCTTTAAAGATGAAGTCCGCAAAATCGGTTTAGAGCTTGGACTTCCGGAGTCGATGATAAACCGCCATCCATTCCCTGGACCGGGTTTGGCAATTAGAATTATGGGTGATGTGAACGAAGCGGATTTAACGCTGCTTAGAGAAGCTGATGTCATTTTGCTGGATGAGTTAAAAGCAAGCGGGTATTATGCAAAAACTTGGCAGGCATTTGCAGTTCTGCTTAATGTAAAATCAGTCGGCGTTATGGGTGATAACCGTACTTATGACAACACGGTTTGTGTAAGAGTCGTTGAAGCGGTTGACGGAATGACGGCAACATTTGCTCATCTCCCGCATGACCTTTTAGAGAGAATAAGCAGAAGAATTATCAACGAAGTTGACGGTATTAACCGCGTTGTTTACGATATCTCTTCAAAACCGCCCGCTACTATTGAATGGGAATAG
- a CDS encoding uroporphyrinogen-III synthase has translation MPKKIYLFATSKSEHAINVKSLDVRFLKPDINFSKYDYLIITSKQTVKALEQYDKKDFLDIAALCVSVKTANAYKEFGGKILAIGDGYGDNLVKNIKEFSKDTKWLYLRAELIASDFVQRSKDEGYLIDEEILYVSECSQEILDVRVDDDSTLIFTSPSSIECFLKNNSIHPDAKVIVIGKTTANLLPEGIKYIISKNTSIESCIESALEK, from the coding sequence ATGCCAAAAAAAATCTACCTTTTCGCCACTTCTAAAAGCGAACATGCTATAAATGTAAAATCTTTAGATGTCAGGTTTTTAAAGCCCGACATTAATTTTTCTAAATATGACTACCTTATTATCACATCAAAGCAGACAGTAAAAGCATTAGAACAGTATGATAAAAAAGATTTTTTAGATATTGCCGCACTTTGCGTATCGGTTAAGACGGCAAATGCATATAAAGAGTTCGGCGGTAAAATTTTAGCTATCGGTGACGGTTACGGCGATAATCTTGTAAAAAATATAAAAGAGTTCTCAAAAGATACCAAATGGCTCTATCTTAGAGCAGAACTTATAGCTTCCGATTTTGTTCAAAGAAGCAAAGACGAAGGCTATCTTATAGATGAAGAGATTTTATATGTGAGCGAGTGTTCACAAGAAATTTTAGATGTAAGAGTGGATGATGATTCTACCCTTATTTTTACATCTCCCTCATCAATAGAGTGCTTTTTGAAGAATAATTCCATTCATCCCGATGCCAAAGTGATAGTAATCGGTAAAACAACGGCTAATCTTTTACCTGAGGGGATAAAATATATTATTAGCAAAAACACCTCTATAGAGAGCTGTATCGAGTCGGCTTTAGAAAAGTAG
- the purD gene encoding phosphoribosylamine--glycine ligase: protein MKILILGNGGREYSIGRAILNEKEAHELFFMPGNGATSNLGTNLNIKDYNELAEFAKSNDIELTIVGPEAPLVEGVVDIFKAHGLTIFGPSKNAARLEGSKVYMKNFLAKYNIPTARYIETSSIEDAFKFTDKLTAPIVVKADGLCGGKGVIIAQSHDEAKIAISEMLSGKSFGDAGLKVIVEEFLDGYELSMFAVCDGEDYILLPAAQDHKRLMDNDQGPNTGGMGAYAPTPLVDEALYQKVRERIIRPTLDGMKKEGAPFEGVLFIGIMVVNGEPITLEFNVRFGDPECEILMPLMTSSVSDMFYKAATNRLGEIKVEFSKEFAVGVVMASANYPYSSSTPAEIILDKVYHEEVEKYTHISYAGVSMIDGKLYADGGRVLVCVGIGNSIKEARDRAYMRCGQVHFAGKKLRTDIAYQAL from the coding sequence ATGAAAATTTTAATTTTAGGCAACGGCGGCAGAGAGTATTCAATCGGTCGTGCGATTTTAAACGAAAAAGAGGCGCATGAGCTTTTTTTTATGCCCGGAAACGGCGCAACAAGCAATTTGGGAACAAATTTAAATATCAAAGATTATAACGAATTGGCAGAGTTTGCCAAAAGCAATGATATTGAACTAACGATAGTAGGACCTGAGGCTCCGCTTGTAGAGGGTGTCGTCGATATTTTTAAAGCGCACGGACTTACAATATTCGGACCTAGTAAAAATGCTGCACGGTTAGAGGGTTCAAAAGTCTATATGAAAAACTTTTTGGCAAAATATAATATCCCGACAGCGCGCTATATAGAGACTTCTTCTATAGAGGATGCGTTTAAATTTACGGATAAACTCACTGCTCCTATAGTCGTAAAAGCGGACGGTCTTTGCGGCGGGAAGGGTGTTATTATTGCGCAGAGCCACGATGAAGCAAAAATCGCAATTTCCGAGATGTTAAGCGGAAAAAGCTTTGGCGATGCCGGACTAAAAGTTATCGTAGAGGAGTTTTTAGACGGTTACGAGCTCTCTATGTTTGCAGTATGTGACGGTGAGGACTATATACTCCTTCCGGCTGCGCAAGACCATAAAAGATTAATGGATAACGATCAAGGACCAAATACGGGCGGAATGGGTGCATACGCTCCGACACCTTTGGTTGATGAAGCGCTTTATCAAAAAGTCAGAGAGAGAATCATCCGCCCGACGCTAGACGGCATGAAAAAAGAGGGTGCTCCTTTTGAGGGTGTGCTTTTTATCGGTATTATGGTAGTAAATGGCGAGCCGATTACTTTAGAGTTTAATGTTCGTTTCGGAGATCCTGAGTGTGAAATACTTATGCCGCTTATGACTTCAAGCGTTAGCGATATGTTTTACAAGGCTGCTACAAATAGACTCGGCGAGATAAAAGTAGAATTTTCTAAAGAGTTTGCAGTAGGCGTAGTTATGGCGAGTGCAAATTATCCGTACTCAAGTTCAACACCGGCAGAGATAATCTTAGATAAAGTTTATCATGAAGAGGTAGAAAAATATACGCATATCTCTTATGCGGGTGTGAGTATGATTGATGGTAAACTTTATGCGGACGGCGGCAGAGTTTTGGTCTGTGTCGGGATAGGCAACAGCATAAAAGAGGCAAGAGACAGAGCATATATGAGATGCGGACAAGTCCATTTTGCAGGTAAAAAACTGCGAACGGATATAGCTTATCAAGCATTGTAA
- a CDS encoding RDD family protein, protein MNEETQNILHREGMTLATIKKRSMAFFIDEMLLSFLLIIALGDSFFEAKTVEEMILLTNTFVLEYMAIKIVYQAFFVMQYGATLGKIAMKIRVIDAKTLQTPNVVVSLNRSFVRILSEMLFYLGFLWGVMDPDRQTWHDKSAKTLVIDA, encoded by the coding sequence GTGAACGAAGAGACTCAAAATATCCTTCATCGTGAGGGAATGACATTAGCAACGATTAAAAAGAGAAGTATGGCTTTTTTTATAGACGAGATGCTACTCTCTTTTTTGCTTATTATAGCGCTGGGAGACTCTTTTTTTGAAGCGAAAACGGTTGAAGAGATGATTTTGCTTACAAATACATTTGTTTTAGAATATATGGCTATAAAAATTGTTTACCAAGCTTTTTTTGTTATGCAGTATGGCGCAACTTTAGGCAAAATTGCTATGAAAATAAGAGTGATAGATGCAAAAACTCTACAAACACCGAATGTTGTTGTTTCTCTCAATCGTTCATTTGTCCGTATACTAAGCGAGATGTTGTTTTATCTTGGATTTTTATGGGGTGTTATGGATCCCGATAGGCAAACTTGGCATGATAAAAGCGCCAAAACTTTGGTTATAGATGCTTAA
- a CDS encoding LPS-assembly protein LptD, producing the protein MLKLFIFLIIFAVHAAGDNRVEIYATKMDTKDNIITADEEVVIVYQDYYLSAKRAIYDRNSGELELFENIRASQGANIKLLGEYAKLNIAEKERTFKPFYMLEKKSDVWLSGTKGYAKDTDVNVKSGVMSGCDSNNPLWKMEFTSSDYDTDTMWLSLYNARIYIYDILVFYTPYFGYSLDTTRRTGLLPPMVGLSSKEGFFYEQSLYIAEQNWWDLELRPQLRTNRGSGLYSTFRFVDSEISKGSLTAGYFKEKEEYFLENKLGNQEHYGFKFLYENSDVINQWFNTNFKGQSGLYMDIVNMNDVDYINLSSNDTTKNATATQLLSRINLFYNTDNDYFGAYFKHYKDLTLESNEKTLQNLPALHYHRYLDTLLDNHLLYSTDIKSNNYYRSVGKSAVQTDLNIPLTLQTSLFDESVNIAYKTNLYVQHTSFKGEEESLRVPAGEYDSGVFARNYHAVSASSQLTRAFDEVTHVIDFGTQYQVAGTEFDDGYYKKQKNYCSKSINRFDPICEFYNIKDIEENLQLYFSHYLHDISGKQLFYHRLSQNIIYKETGGQTSELENELDYQISNHLNFYNNMFYNYDENGFSKNFNKIAYMDDSFNIGLAHMYKNSFVDIEPQISYMTSSIRYSYNKNYSYSFRYDYDLERKDKKGFEIGFLYQKKCWDFGLTYLENNRPILNLHGESDSIYDRYIYITIRLKPIMAPDSRLSGFVYRLPDKSEVK; encoded by the coding sequence ATGCTTAAGTTATTTATATTTTTAATTATATTTGCCGTGCATGCAGCAGGTGATAATAGAGTTGAAATATATGCAACAAAAATGGATACAAAAGATAATATTATTACCGCCGATGAAGAGGTGGTTATAGTATATCAAGACTATTATTTAAGTGCAAAACGAGCGATATACGATAGAAACAGCGGTGAATTAGAGCTTTTTGAAAATATTCGTGCTTCTCAGGGAGCGAATATTAAACTGCTCGGAGAGTATGCTAAATTAAATATAGCCGAGAAAGAGAGAACATTTAAACCGTTTTATATGTTAGAGAAAAAATCAGATGTCTGGCTAAGCGGTACCAAAGGTTATGCAAAAGATACGGATGTAAATGTAAAATCCGGTGTTATGAGCGGGTGCGATTCAAATAATCCGCTTTGGAAAATGGAGTTTACATCATCGGACTATGATACGGATACAATGTGGTTAAGTCTCTATAATGCAAGAATTTATATATATGACATTCTTGTTTTTTATACTCCTTATTTTGGGTACTCTTTAGATACGACTAGACGAACGGGTCTTTTGCCTCCGATGGTCGGACTCTCTAGCAAAGAGGGTTTTTTTTATGAACAATCACTCTACATAGCTGAACAAAATTGGTGGGATTTAGAGCTAAGACCACAGCTTAGAACTAATCGCGGTTCGGGTTTATACTCTACATTTAGATTTGTGGATAGTGAAATTTCAAAGGGTTCTTTAACCGCCGGTTATTTTAAAGAAAAAGAGGAGTACTTTCTTGAAAATAAGTTAGGAAATCAAGAACATTACGGTTTTAAGTTTCTCTATGAAAACAGCGATGTCATAAATCAGTGGTTTAATACAAATTTTAAGGGTCAATCAGGTTTATATATGGACATTGTCAATATGAACGATGTTGATTATATTAACCTCTCTTCAAATGATACGACAAAAAATGCTACGGCAACACAGTTGCTCTCAAGAATAAATCTTTTTTATAATACAGACAATGACTATTTCGGGGCATATTTTAAGCATTATAAAGATTTAACACTGGAGAGCAACGAAAAAACTCTTCAAAATCTTCCGGCGCTCCACTATCATAGATATCTTGATACACTGCTTGATAATCATTTGTTGTATAGTACGGATATAAAGAGTAACAATTACTATAGAAGTGTCGGCAAAAGTGCCGTTCAAACCGATTTAAATATTCCGCTGACTCTTCAAACATCACTTTTTGACGAGTCTGTAAATATTGCGTATAAAACGAATTTATATGTGCAACACACAAGTTTTAAAGGTGAAGAAGAGAGCCTTCGGGTACCGGCGGGAGAGTATGACAGCGGTGTTTTTGCAAGAAACTATCACGCCGTATCGGCATCATCACAACTAACTCGTGCCTTTGATGAAGTTACACATGTTATTGATTTCGGTACACAGTATCAAGTAGCAGGTACCGAGTTCGATGACGGATATTATAAAAAACAAAAAAACTACTGTTCTAAATCTATTAATAGATTTGACCCGATATGTGAATTTTATAACATTAAAGATATTGAAGAGAATTTACAGCTCTATTTTTCACACTATCTGCATGATATTTCAGGAAAACAGCTGTTTTACCATAGACTCTCACAAAATATCATATACAAGGAGACCGGTGGGCAAACGAGCGAACTTGAAAATGAGTTAGACTATCAGATAAGCAATCATTTAAATTTTTATAACAATATGTTTTATAACTATGATGAGAACGGTTTTTCTAAAAATTTCAATAAAATAGCATACATGGATGATAGTTTTAATATTGGTTTAGCTCATATGTATAAAAACAGTTTTGTCGATATAGAGCCCCAAATTAGTTATATGACATCAAGTATAAGATATAGTTATAACAAAAACTACTCTTACAGCTTCAGATATGATTATGATTTAGAGAGAAAAGACAAAAAAGGTTTTGAAATTGGATTTTTATACCAAAAGAAGTGTTGGGATTTTGGACTTACATATCTTGAAAATAATAGACCGATTCTTAATCTCCATGGCGAGTCTGATTCAATATATGACAGATATATTTACATAACGATAAGACTCAAACCGATAATGGCGCCTGACAGTAGATTGTCAGGTTTCGTATATAGACTTCCTGATAAATCAGAAGTAAAATAA
- a CDS encoding polyribonucleotide nucleotidyltransferase, protein MKYDIKVDLKNRCEEYSFGEVAKQANGSAWVKSGNTVILATVVIDETEIVKDDFLPLTVQYIEKTYAAGKIPGGFFKRETKPSDFETLTSRIVDRSLRPLFPKGFGYPTQITIMTFSVDKESDLQVLALSAASAALFVSNIDINTSVSAVRAAKVDGELILNPTLSQLNSSTLDLYLSGTKDDLLMIEMRSMGGEKVDSSLVIDPLMDPTVSAPIITMHVSNAVNEDELISIFEKTQQLLFENNAKYEESFFAFKKETMEMECKAHVINEEMVGYVREHHFLDIKSAMNQMAKSERSTALRQLRKKIMLNKEHWDEVELKDAIEKVKREQVRTQILNERVRADGRALNEIRPISISTNLLPSAHSSCLFTRGQTQALVVLTMGGPKDAQMFENLTDEGTQNENFMVHYNFPGFSVGEASPIMGTKRRELGHGNLAKRALEPIVNLNGQTVRLVSEILESNGSSSMATVCGGYMALRAADIDTSDVVAGIAMGMVSDGDKYAILSDIMGLEDHDGDLDFKVTGSKNGITAMQMDIKLGGISLNVLKEALYQAKEGRAHIIDIMVEAEKKIEFNDGVLPSTDFFHINPSFIGDIIGQAGKTIREIIEKFEVAIDIDKKDGKVKVTGKSKSGVKAAREHIEGIANTPKAAKIEYKVGDKHKGIVKKIVDFGAFIELPDGTDGLIHISKISDQRVDKVSDVVKEGDEIDVEILEFKGNKISLGRA, encoded by the coding sequence ATGAAGTATGATATTAAAGTAGATTTGAAAAATAGATGTGAAGAGTATTCATTTGGCGAAGTTGCAAAGCAGGCGAACGGCTCGGCTTGGGTAAAAAGCGGCAATACAGTTATATTGGCAACGGTTGTAATAGATGAGACGGAAATAGTAAAAGACGATTTTCTTCCCTTAACGGTTCAGTATATTGAAAAAACATATGCAGCAGGCAAAATCCCGGGCGGATTTTTTAAGCGCGAAACAAAACCGAGTGATTTTGAAACTTTAACTTCTCGCATAGTCGACCGTTCTCTTCGCCCGCTTTTTCCAAAAGGGTTTGGATATCCGACACAGATTACAATCATGACATTTAGCGTGGACAAAGAGTCTGATTTGCAAGTTTTGGCACTAAGTGCTGCTTCTGCAGCTCTATTTGTGAGCAATATTGATATAAATACATCGGTATCAGCAGTAAGAGCCGCAAAAGTCGACGGAGAACTTATATTAAATCCGACTCTCTCACAGTTAAACAGTTCTACTTTGGATCTATATCTATCCGGTACAAAAGATGATCTTCTGATGATTGAAATGAGAAGTATGGGAGGAGAAAAAGTAGATAGCAGTTTGGTTATCGATCCTTTGATGGATCCGACGGTGAGCGCTCCGATTATAACAATGCATGTATCAAATGCAGTGAATGAAGATGAATTGATAAGTATCTTTGAAAAAACCCAGCAGCTGCTTTTTGAAAATAATGCTAAATATGAAGAGTCGTTTTTTGCATTTAAAAAAGAGACAATGGAGATGGAGTGCAAAGCACATGTTATAAATGAAGAGATGGTTGGTTATGTACGAGAGCACCACTTTTTAGACATAAAATCTGCAATGAACCAAATGGCAAAATCAGAGCGATCAACGGCACTTAGACAACTCAGAAAGAAGATAATGCTAAACAAAGAGCATTGGGATGAAGTTGAGTTAAAAGATGCTATTGAAAAAGTAAAAAGAGAGCAGGTAAGAACACAAATTTTAAATGAGAGAGTTAGAGCTGACGGCAGAGCATTAAATGAGATTAGACCGATATCAATCAGTACAAATCTACTTCCAAGTGCGCACTCATCTTGTCTTTTCACCCGCGGACAGACTCAAGCATTGGTTGTTCTTACAATGGGCGGACCAAAAGATGCGCAAATGTTTGAAAATTTAACGGATGAGGGAACTCAAAATGAGAACTTTATGGTTCATTATAATTTCCCCGGATTTAGTGTAGGTGAAGCTTCTCCGATTATGGGAACAAAAAGAAGAGAACTGGGACACGGAAATCTTGCAAAAAGAGCACTGGAACCGATAGTAAATCTTAACGGACAAACGGTTCGTTTAGTTTCTGAGATATTAGAGTCAAACGGCTCATCTTCAATGGCTACGGTTTGCGGAGGATATATGGCGCTTCGTGCAGCAGATATCGATACCAGCGATGTTGTTGCCGGAATTGCTATGGGTATGGTAAGTGACGGCGATAAGTATGCGATACTTTCAGATATTATGGGACTTGAAGACCATGACGGAGATTTGGATTTTAAAGTAACAGGCTCGAAAAATGGCATTACTGCTATGCAGATGGATATCAAGCTTGGCGGAATTAGTTTAAATGTTTTAAAAGAAGCACTTTATCAAGCTAAAGAGGGCAGGGCTCATATTATAGATATTATGGTTGAAGCCGAGAAAAAGATAGAGTTTAACGACGGTGTTTTACCGAGTACGGACTTTTTTCACATAAACCCGAGTTTTATCGGTGATATCATCGGTCAGGCGGGTAAGACTATTCGTGAAATAATCGAGAAGTTTGAAGTTGCAATCGATATAGATAAAAAAGACGGAAAAGTAAAAGTTACCGGAAAGAGCAAAAGCGGTGTAAAAGCGGCAAGAGAGCATATTGAGGGAATTGCAAATACTCCAAAAGCTGCTAAGATAGAGTACAAAGTCGGCGACAAACATAAAGGCATAGTTAAAAAGATAGTTGATTTTGGAGCTTTTATAGAACTTCCCGACGGAACTGACGGGCTTATCCATATCTCTAAAATATCTGACCAAAGAGTAGATAAAGTAAGCGATGTGGTAAAAGAGGGCGATGAGATAGATGTTGAAATTTTAGAGTTTAAGGGTAACAAGATTTCGTTAGGTCGCGCGTAA
- a CDS encoding F0F1 ATP synthase subunit C → MKKILFLMVALATAALAADGEVANQTLKAYSMIAAGLGLGLAALGGAIGMGHTAAATIAGTARNPGLGAKLMTTMFIALAMIEAQVIYALVIALIALYANPYLG, encoded by the coding sequence ATGAAAAAAATTCTTTTCTTAATGGTAGCTTTAGCTACTGCTGCTTTAGCTGCTGACGGTGAGGTTGCAAACCAAACTCTTAAAGCATACTCAATGATCGCTGCTGGTCTTGGTCTTGGTCTTGCTGCTCTTGGTGGAGCTATCGGTATGGGTCATACTGCTGCTGCAACAATCGCAGGAACTGCAAGAAACCCAGGTTTAGGTGCTAAACTTATGACTACTATGTTCATTGCTCTTGCGATGATCGAAGCTCAAGTTATTTACGCACTTGTAATTGCTCTTATAGCACTTTACGCAAACCCATATTTAGGTTAA